A genomic window from Serinus canaria isolate serCan28SL12 chromosome 4A, serCan2020, whole genome shotgun sequence includes:
- the LOC127059629 gene encoding uncharacterized protein LOC127059629, with translation MEYSKLERTPRAHPVQPFRNGPAGIKGDVCEHISIIYAIPDLFLTENLGGTGQQSSCPPRDTPGGGQSLEHREPAPAALEDAAEPRESPGRRQEPAEPEGKEPSPSGSPPWPEAPEESPARPSTLDLGSSLQRLEELQPAGQRQGSDRAALRDNGGEATVGTATTTATTMATTMATTASSTSELGKCIEEFRRIRIPAAFPNKKRQWQSELLRKYQL, from the exons ATGGAATATTCCAAACTGGAAAGGACCCCCAGGGCTCATCCAGTGCAGCCCTTCAGGAATGGCCCTGCAGGGATCAAG GGTGATGTTTGTGAGCACATCTCCATAATTTATGCAATTCCCGATCTTTTTCTCACAGAGAACCTGGGAGgaacagggcagcagagctcctgcccacCACGGGACACTCCAGGGGGAGGACAATCCCTGGAACACAGggagccagcaccagcag cccttgaGGACGCTGCGGAGCCGAGGGAGAGCCCCGGGAGGAGGCAGGAGCCGGCTGAGCCCGAGGGGaaggagcccagccccagcgGGTCCCCACCGTGGCCAGAAGCCCCCGAGGAaagcccagcccggcccagcaCCCTGGACTtgggcagctccctgcagaggctggaggagctgcagccagcgGGGCAGCGGCAGGGCAGTGACCGGGCAGCGCTCAGGGACAACGGCGGGGAGGCCACCGTGGGCACGGCCACCACCACGGCCACCACCATGGCCACCACCATGgccaccacagccagcagcaca TCAGAGCTGGGCAAGTGCATCGAGGAGTTCCGCAGGATCAGGATCCCGGCCGCCTTTCCCAACAAAAAGCGGCAGTGGCAGAGCGAGCTGCTGAGGAAGTaccagctctga